The following proteins are encoded in a genomic region of Fibrobacter sp.:
- a CDS encoding CHASE2 domain-containing protein, protein MTYWLFPDMVESVENQTYYLRCKWVLGRKYLEKDDQSQIRNALNIKIIDIDERSVSRDKLGYYGNWKRNTHAQLINSLQKHYPAAILFDICFHEPEDSNISVNTTEILKNVIDANPGMRIPPSFLDSVASSIDYDLQFANATKNAGNVIHSVSMRNKDDFSELEWKIAGKRTSVPWLKSLNSSGYFKLHDPDVIRSFGIMNTKPVIDGTFPSLASSAMSIGFVNAPPNEDGIIRSVPLCYKYGDNNLALLSLSVSAACRLFGTQDSEIVYKPKKYLEIGKPFKVFKTSDGSIKISFPKFSSWQLKVLLDSKKEIRDLKEGQSLEVSSFCSAGFDSLSGQYVFRLFGGNISRDILKEVQKRSLEDYLQMDEGEKIELLSETYIEKSTADEWVLISNTDGNEVWLQKTDLKTILKINLDEIGNTSEKNRLLFYSLTVTRKNGQLFSSIPVLTEPVLTELLDYSWNDILSIPEGRRLEIGPSVRIPLDRENLHTINYIGPAKTFPYYSYYDILNDRVQGNLDGKIFIVGSSLPNLFDIKPVPHDISFPGVEIHASMLNSILQNTFINKWGERETLILLASIAIPGTLLFTLFSPVLGWFVLLAGIFMHFLIALTLFGILKTWIPVSQPLFLMVYIYVLSIAYRFLVEERNKKYLHSTFSAYLSPSIINDMYKKRMVPQLGGIESEITAFFTDIQGFSSFSEQIGSPRKLVTLLNEYLSEMTNALLEYNGTLDKYEGDAIIAFFGAPVACQDHAKMACRTALKMQKQLDRLRKKWTIEGDKWPDIVKNMRMRIGINSGKAVIGNMGSSKRMNYTMMGDEVNLAARLESAAKQFGVYMLVGENTYNYVSEEFEFRELDKIRVIGKVYPVKVFELISGKGEADENISELKRLYHSGLQEFRNRNFAKAIELFTSSLDIEPNKDLCRITPSQRMIDISKACLDSPPPDSWDFTNELTAK, encoded by the coding sequence TTGACTTACTGGCTTTTTCCTGACATGGTTGAGTCAGTTGAAAACCAGACCTATTATCTAAGGTGCAAATGGGTGCTTGGCAGAAAATATCTGGAAAAAGATGACCAGTCCCAGATTCGCAATGCTCTGAATATAAAAATAATAGATATTGATGAGCGAAGTGTTTCCAGAGACAAATTAGGGTATTACGGGAACTGGAAACGCAATACACATGCGCAGCTTATTAACTCTCTGCAGAAGCATTATCCTGCCGCGATACTTTTCGATATATGCTTTCATGAACCTGAAGACAGCAATATCAGTGTTAATACTACAGAAATCCTGAAGAATGTTATAGATGCCAACCCCGGAATGCGTATACCACCTTCTTTCCTTGACAGTGTAGCATCCTCAATCGATTATGACCTGCAATTTGCAAATGCCACTAAAAATGCCGGAAATGTGATCCACAGCGTTTCTATGCGGAACAAGGATGATTTCAGTGAATTGGAGTGGAAAATAGCCGGCAAACGGACATCGGTGCCATGGTTAAAATCACTCAACAGCAGCGGCTATTTCAAATTGCATGATCCTGATGTGATAAGATCTTTCGGCATCATGAATACCAAACCGGTGATCGATGGCACTTTTCCGTCACTTGCCAGTTCCGCAATGAGCATAGGCTTTGTCAATGCTCCCCCGAATGAAGACGGTATCATCCGTTCGGTTCCGCTGTGTTACAAATACGGTGACAATAATCTGGCACTGCTGAGTCTGAGTGTATCGGCAGCATGCAGGCTTTTTGGAACTCAGGACTCGGAAATTGTATACAAACCCAAAAAATACCTGGAGATCGGAAAACCGTTTAAAGTTTTTAAAACCAGTGATGGTTCCATCAAAATCTCTTTCCCCAAATTTTCATCATGGCAGCTTAAGGTTTTGCTTGACAGTAAAAAAGAGATCCGGGATCTGAAAGAGGGGCAATCCCTGGAGGTCTCATCATTTTGTTCTGCAGGATTCGATTCTCTGTCCGGTCAATATGTATTTCGCCTGTTTGGAGGTAATATCTCCCGGGACATTTTAAAGGAAGTGCAAAAAAGGTCACTGGAGGATTACCTGCAGATGGATGAGGGTGAGAAGATAGAATTGCTTTCTGAAACTTATATTGAAAAAAGTACTGCCGATGAGTGGGTTTTGATCTCTAATACGGATGGAAATGAAGTTTGGCTGCAGAAAACAGACCTGAAGACAATATTAAAAATCAATTTAGACGAGATCGGGAACACCTCTGAAAAAAACCGGCTTTTGTTCTACAGTCTGACTGTGACCAGGAAGAATGGTCAGCTCTTCTCTTCGATTCCGGTGTTAACCGAACCGGTTCTTACAGAACTGCTGGACTATTCGTGGAATGATATATTGTCAATTCCTGAGGGTAGAAGGCTTGAAATCGGACCTTCAGTGAGAATTCCGCTGGACAGGGAGAATCTTCATACCATTAACTATATCGGTCCGGCCAAAACTTTTCCCTACTATTCTTATTATGATATTCTCAATGACAGGGTGCAGGGTAATCTTGACGGGAAGATATTTATTGTCGGGTCAAGTCTGCCAAATCTCTTTGATATCAAACCTGTTCCACATGACATCTCTTTTCCTGGTGTTGAAATCCACGCATCAATGCTCAACTCAATTCTTCAGAATACCTTTATTAACAAGTGGGGTGAAAGAGAAACCCTGATCTTACTGGCGTCAATCGCAATACCCGGCACACTGCTTTTTACTCTTTTTTCTCCTGTACTGGGATGGTTTGTCCTCCTGGCAGGTATTTTCATGCATTTTTTGATTGCCCTGACTCTGTTCGGCATTTTAAAAACATGGATTCCTGTCTCTCAGCCTTTGTTTCTGATGGTTTACATATACGTTTTATCGATAGCTTACCGCTTTTTAGTCGAGGAGAGGAATAAGAAGTATTTACATTCAACTTTTTCTGCCTATCTTTCCCCTTCGATTATCAATGATATGTATAAGAAAAGGATGGTTCCGCAGCTTGGAGGCATAGAGAGCGAAATTACCGCCTTCTTTACCGATATACAGGGGTTTTCAAGTTTTTCTGAACAAATTGGTTCTCCAAGAAAATTAGTGACACTTCTCAACGAATATCTCTCTGAGATGACAAATGCTCTTCTTGAGTACAATGGTACTCTGGATAAATATGAGGGTGATGCAATTATCGCTTTCTTCGGTGCACCTGTGGCTTGCCAGGACCATGCGAAGATGGCGTGCCGGACAGCTTTGAAAATGCAGAAGCAGCTCGATCGTTTACGGAAGAAGTGGACAATCGAGGGCGATAAGTGGCCGGATATAGTAAAGAACATGAGAATGCGTATAGGCATAAACAGTGGAAAAGCGGTCATCGGAAACATGGGTTCCAGTAAAAGAATGAACTATACGATGATGGGTGATGAGGTAAATCTTGCGGCAAGACTTGAGAGCGCTGCAAAGCAGTTCGGGGTTTATATGCTTGTCGGTGAGAATACTTACAATTATGTATCTGAAGAATTCGAGTTCAGAGAACTGGACAAAATAAGGGTTATTGGAAAAGTTTACCCTGTAAAGGTGTTTGAACTGATCTCTGGAAAAGGGGAAGCAGATGAGAATATTTCCGAGTTAAAAAGACTGTATCATTCAGGTCTGCAGGAGTTCCGGAACAGAAATTTTGCAAAAGCAATTGAACTCTTTACATCCTCACTGGACATAGAACCAAATAAGGATTTATGCCGGATCACACCCTCCCAGAGGATGATAGATATCTCAAAGGCCTGTTTGGACTCACCTCCCCCGGATTCCTGGGATTTTACCAATGAGTTAACGGCAAAATAG
- a CDS encoding fluoride efflux transporter CrcB (may be involved in chromosome condensation; overexpression in Escherichia coli protects against decondensation by camphor; overexpressing the protein results in an increase in supercoiling), giving the protein MRSFMPFLLVGTGGFIGSILRYFMTVLFQNFHSLPFGTLISNFAGCFFIGIITGLSVDIPLLSSEARLLLATGVCGGFTTLSSFIFEIGQYIQEGEYLTGSFYMMGTLSGAALAFFWGMMLIRLFLKW; this is encoded by the coding sequence ATGAGATCATTTATGCCGTTTCTTTTAGTGGGGACAGGCGGATTTATTGGTTCAATACTGCGCTATTTTATGACCGTTCTTTTTCAGAATTTCCATAGCCTCCCTTTTGGTACTCTGATTTCAAATTTCGCAGGCTGTTTCTTTATAGGGATTATAACGGGGCTGTCTGTCGATATTCCGCTTCTTTCAAGTGAAGCAAGGCTTTTACTTGCAACAGGTGTATGCGGGGGATTTACTACGTTATCTTCCTTTATATTCGAAATAGGACAATATATCCAAGAAGGAGAATACCTGACAGGGTCTTTTTATATGATGGGGACGCTGTCAGGTGCTGCATTGGCGTTTTTCTGGGGAATGATGCTGATCAGACTTTTTCTAAAGTGGTAA
- a CDS encoding SUMF1/EgtB/PvdO family nonheme iron enzyme codes for MMVKKLHPNYLLSAVFFLYVSAFAQKMYMSGTVKEESGSPVAGAVVKLKSNENMRTTTNSEGQFVLKSETSVHKTHPQPLRSSAVFKGSYVDINLAAPSDVSTAIYSVSGKKLFGTNSGKLDAGSKRIHLPVDKLGSGVYLVMISYDGNRNVFRYVSANQRYNNLADYRNKNDDRASGEPVKKTAAPQDEIVDTLVVTADGYIAENYPLSSHSQQDIEITLKKVTVETGSFTETVNGVSFEMVYIPGGTFTIGCESSPCPADAQPVPGVKVSSYHIGKNEVTVGLWNAVMNDDEQSWGSPSITSITWYDAMEFACRLSQLTGRKYRMTTEAEWEYAAKNHLSSLANIGSTEEWAYNSWSSTHMGGTDPVGPSSGEHTQKTRRDAQGSVDNITGRLIRSIDGIGPALRLAISAEMDYPPGYVPPCDLNAPQIGDEPVNSYRDPRWITGSDAHWTTGSIAIGNFDLRVWDDGTAVLNGKNGQWFTSNNIVFVFVPSSGSSVTYPYIFLDTTQGSLLSSQSFMSGGYIGRIAKKAAASYTKPSVSGLKSGAELAAAAGENFKMIDMVNIPESARKQDSRLLDGTNQGWFQNNTQAGGLHHYRKDVDPDEFRFTVNNNGTRTMLANGAWFTVNNVFLRVTHSSGYTTDFLYAIGSDGTFYHLSFQAYERADFRMFKLANNGSEFESVCGSICSGEIPKGEGASIYARFENGHSTFVPAPCPAGGCQ; via the coding sequence ATGATGGTCAAAAAATTGCATCCCAATTATCTCTTGTCTGCTGTCTTTTTCCTCTATGTATCCGCTTTCGCTCAGAAGATGTACATGTCAGGTACGGTTAAGGAAGAATCTGGAAGCCCGGTAGCGGGAGCTGTGGTAAAACTGAAAAGTAATGAAAACATGCGAACTACTACCAATTCCGAAGGGCAATTTGTACTCAAAAGTGAGACCTCAGTTCATAAAACCCATCCGCAACCTCTTCGTTCATCCGCAGTATTTAAAGGCTCTTATGTAGATATTAATCTCGCAGCACCATCTGATGTCAGTACAGCTATTTATTCTGTGTCAGGGAAAAAACTGTTCGGTACTAATTCCGGTAAGCTTGATGCCGGATCAAAAAGAATCCATCTACCGGTAGACAAACTAGGCTCAGGTGTTTATCTGGTAATGATCAGCTATGATGGCAACAGAAATGTATTCAGATATGTCTCAGCGAATCAGAGATATAATAATCTTGCCGATTACAGAAATAAAAATGATGACAGGGCATCGGGTGAGCCTGTGAAAAAAACGGCTGCTCCGCAAGATGAAATTGTCGATACACTCGTGGTTACTGCAGATGGATATATTGCAGAAAACTATCCTCTGAGCAGCCATTCCCAGCAGGATATTGAAATTACACTTAAAAAAGTGACAGTTGAGACAGGCAGTTTCACTGAAACCGTAAATGGTGTGTCTTTTGAAATGGTATACATCCCGGGAGGGACGTTTACTATAGGGTGTGAGAGCAGTCCATGCCCGGCTGATGCACAACCTGTTCCGGGTGTGAAGGTCAGCAGTTATCATATCGGGAAAAATGAGGTAACAGTTGGGCTGTGGAATGCAGTGATGAATGACGATGAGCAAAGCTGGGGTAGTCCCTCAATTACCAGCATCACCTGGTACGATGCCATGGAATTTGCCTGCAGATTGAGCCAGTTGACAGGCAGGAAGTATCGTATGACTACCGAGGCTGAGTGGGAATATGCTGCGAAAAATCATTTAAGCAGTTTGGCAAATATAGGCAGCACCGAGGAGTGGGCCTACAATTCCTGGAGCAGTACGCACATGGGCGGGACCGATCCAGTAGGGCCAAGCAGTGGAGAGCACACTCAAAAAACCCGGCGCGATGCACAAGGCAGTGTAGATAATATAACAGGACGTCTCATCCGTTCAATTGATGGCATAGGTCCGGCGCTACGTCTGGCCATCTCGGCTGAAATGGACTATCCTCCCGGCTATGTTCCTCCATGCGATCTCAACGCTCCGCAAATAGGTGATGAACCGGTGAATTCTTATCGTGACCCGCGATGGATCACTGGAAGTGATGCGCATTGGACAACCGGGTCCATAGCGATTGGCAACTTTGATCTCAGAGTCTGGGATGATGGTACCGCAGTGTTAAATGGAAAAAATGGTCAGTGGTTCACTTCTAACAATATCGTCTTTGTGTTTGTACCATCCTCAGGTTCCAGCGTAACATATCCGTATATCTTCCTTGACACAACGCAAGGCTCGCTTCTTTCCAGCCAGAGTTTCATGTCCGGAGGTTATATCGGGAGGATAGCGAAGAAAGCGGCTGCCAGCTACACCAAGCCGTCAGTATCCGGCCTGAAAAGCGGTGCAGAACTGGCCGCAGCAGCCGGTGAAAACTTTAAAATGATCGATATGGTCAATATCCCGGAATCGGCCAGGAAACAGGATTCGCGGCTGCTTGACGGGACAAATCAGGGATGGTTCCAGAACAACACCCAGGCCGGTGGTCTGCATCATTACAGAAAAGATGTGGATCCGGATGAATTCCGGTTTACAGTCAATAATAATGGAACCCGGACCATGCTCGCAAACGGCGCATGGTTCACAGTAAATAACGTGTTTCTGCGGGTGACACACTCAAGCGGTTATACAACTGATTTTCTGTACGCCATAGGTTCGGACGGCACATTCTATCATCTTTCGTTTCAGGCTTATGAGCGTGCTGATTTCAGGATGTTCAAGCTGGCCAACAATGGAAGTGAATTCGAATCTGTCTGCGGCAGTATCTGCAGCGGTGAGATCCCGAAAGGTGAGGGTGCCTCGATTTATGCCAGGTTTGAAAATGGGCATTCGACATTTGTGCCTGCACCGTGTCCGGCTGGCGGTTGTCAGTAA
- a CDS encoding radical SAM protein: RISKQVLPDSVVVYGGINATFTAQDVLRDIPEIDFIIKGEAELSFLALCNSILRGSGLPDFSIPGLCYRKDVEIVENKPQRINDLSVLPIPNRDLLGDFYNLEMEFIGGPGDFVMTSRGCPTACNFCAASRMFPGGLRLRPIDSVMSEIEYLLSRKKLSGIKIFDSTFTADRGHVEEFCSRMKSVKIPWECEIRADTVDYDLLKLMKESGCYYINMGMETANQSHLRHIAKGITSEQVLDVLSICKKLDIRSKVFFTFGHLNQTFKECLDDIGFIEKNRDRIDFFAVTVGMRIYPGTRLEKECRERGIIKKSFFWTKTARKPGNFLIFEPGDIPVLFQKQLGPVRLMLILLILFSKRLICTERFLLKMTLENLTGILRALRLGLRHAGYCIERMMGRGLGDRVWEGTCYDTDVVNLAESNN; the protein is encoded by the coding sequence AAGGATCTCGAAACAGGTTTTGCCCGATTCTGTTGTGGTTTACGGGGGAATCAATGCGACATTTACAGCACAGGATGTGCTAAGAGATATTCCTGAGATAGATTTTATCATAAAAGGTGAAGCTGAACTGTCTTTTCTTGCGTTATGCAACAGTATTCTGAGGGGTTCCGGATTACCGGATTTCAGTATTCCCGGTCTGTGTTACAGGAAGGATGTGGAGATCGTTGAGAATAAGCCTCAGAGGATTAACGATCTTTCTGTTCTGCCAATTCCAAATCGGGATCTTCTTGGCGACTTCTATAATTTAGAGATGGAGTTTATTGGCGGGCCTGGTGATTTTGTTATGACATCGAGGGGCTGTCCCACAGCGTGCAATTTCTGTGCAGCATCGAGGATGTTTCCCGGCGGCCTGAGATTAAGGCCGATTGATTCCGTGATGAGTGAGATTGAATACCTGCTTTCACGGAAAAAACTCTCTGGAATAAAGATATTTGACAGCACATTTACCGCTGATAGAGGACATGTTGAGGAGTTCTGCAGCCGGATGAAAAGCGTTAAAATACCGTGGGAGTGTGAAATCCGGGCTGATACGGTCGATTATGATCTGTTAAAACTGATGAAAGAGAGCGGCTGCTATTATATCAACATGGGAATGGAAACAGCGAATCAATCCCATCTGAGACATATTGCTAAAGGTATCACGTCGGAACAGGTTCTGGATGTTTTATCGATCTGTAAAAAACTTGATATCCGCTCCAAGGTGTTTTTTACATTTGGTCATTTGAATCAAACGTTTAAGGAGTGTCTGGATGATATCGGCTTTATTGAGAAGAACAGGGATCGCATAGATTTTTTTGCAGTGACTGTGGGTATGAGAATTTATCCTGGTACCAGACTTGAAAAAGAGTGCAGGGAAAGAGGTATCATCAAAAAGAGTTTTTTCTGGACAAAGACTGCAAGAAAACCTGGTAACTTTTTGATTTTTGAACCCGGAGATATTCCTGTTTTATTTCAGAAGCAGCTTGGCCCTGTCAGGTTGATGCTGATCCTTCTTATCCTTTTCAGTAAAAGGCTTATATGTACAGAGCGGTTTTTACTGAAGATGACACTTGAAAATCTCACAGGGATACTGAGGGCTTTAAGACTGGGATTGAGGCACGCCGGGTACTGTATCGAGAGAATGATGGGCAGGGGCCTGGGGGACAGGGTATGGGAAGGTACATGTTACGACACCGATGTTGTAAACCTGGCAGAGAGTAATAACTGA